One Undibacter mobilis genomic region harbors:
- the ccmB gene encoding heme exporter protein CcmB has protein sequence MTAFTAIILRDMRLSVRVGGGALMGALFYFVVVSMIPFAIGPDLNLLARIGPAVLWIGALLSTLLALDRLFAADHDDGSLDLLTMSGLPLELTVAAKAIAHWLTTALPLVVITPVLGLMLNVEFTAMGYVALTLLAGTPSLTFIGLIGAALSVTLRRGGLLMAILVLPLTVPVLIFGVAAANAAIVGPAPFGPPFTILCALSLATLVLGPLAAAAALRQGQE, from the coding sequence ATGACCGCCTTCACCGCCATCATCCTCCGCGACATGCGGCTGTCCGTACGCGTGGGCGGCGGCGCGCTGATGGGCGCCCTGTTCTACTTTGTCGTCGTCTCGATGATCCCCTTCGCCATCGGCCCCGACCTCAATCTGCTGGCGCGGATCGGCCCGGCGGTGCTGTGGATCGGCGCGTTGCTCTCGACCCTGCTGGCGCTCGACCGGTTGTTTGCCGCCGATCACGACGACGGCTCGCTCGATCTTCTGACCATGAGCGGCTTGCCGCTGGAGCTGACTGTCGCCGCCAAGGCCATCGCGCACTGGCTGACCACCGCCTTGCCGCTGGTCGTCATCACGCCGGTGCTCGGCCTGATGCTCAATGTCGAATTCACCGCAATGGGCTATGTGGCGCTGACCTTGCTCGCCGGCACGCCGTCGCTCACCTTCATCGGCCTCATTGGCGCGGCATTGTCCGTGACCTTGCGGCGCGGCGGCCTGCTGATGGCGATCCTGGTGCTGCCACTCACGGTGCCGGTGCTGATTTTCGGCGTCGCCGCCGCCAATGCTGCCATCGTCGGGCCGGCCCCCTTCGGGCCTCCTTTCACCATTTTGTGCGCGCTGTCTTTGGCCACGCTGGTGCTCGGCCCGCTGGCGGCCGCTGCGGCGCTGCGACAGGGGCAGGAGTGA